In Kordia antarctica, the following proteins share a genomic window:
- a CDS encoding DUF6452 family protein — MKKLSYIGISIVVIFTAILCISCEKDDICTEGTLTTPLLVIEFFDAANTTEDVAKNVTNLKVQGIDALTEFQAAAATVNTVSIPLRTQNITTSYSFISGYEVDDMGVQTAGNEDIITFNHETQEIFLSRACGYITNYTLEDAPDVTVDTDNWINPTTGIIVAVQIVQNETETHVKIYH, encoded by the coding sequence ATGAAGAAATTATCTTATATAGGAATCTCAATTGTGGTAATTTTTACGGCAATTTTATGTATCTCTTGCGAGAAAGATGATATTTGTACCGAAGGAACACTGACAACACCTTTGCTAGTCATTGAGTTTTTTGATGCAGCAAATACGACGGAAGATGTCGCGAAAAATGTAACGAATTTAAAAGTACAAGGTATTGATGCGCTTACTGAATTTCAAGCTGCTGCCGCAACTGTAAATACCGTTTCTATTCCGCTACGAACGCAAAATATAACAACTTCATATAGTTTCATTTCCGGATACGAAGTTGATGATATGGGCGTTCAGACTGCGGGAAATGAAGATATTATTACCTTTAATCATGAAACACAAGAAATTTTTCTTTCCAGAGCTTGTGGTTATATTACAAATTATACATTAGAAGATGCGCCTGATGTTACAGTTGATACTGATAACTGGATAAATCCTACTACGGGAATTATAGTAGCTGTACAAATTGTTCAAAACGAAACCGAAACACATGTTAAGATATATCATTAG
- a CDS encoding DUF4268 domain-containing protein, translating into MFSKAESQKLREDFWISFGKSFPRKWVLYNTKIRDFSFKFYFDKKKAMVILDVEDQNIENRIKYWDKMVSLKTILIDEFLPDAIFNEDCVLDNGKEISRIYLEKHGVSIHNKNTWQETMVFLNENMKKFEAFYYEYEDFIKA; encoded by the coding sequence ATGTTTAGTAAAGCAGAATCACAGAAATTACGGGAAGACTTTTGGATTTCGTTCGGAAAGTCATTTCCACGAAAGTGGGTTTTGTACAATACAAAGATTCGCGATTTTTCGTTTAAGTTTTATTTCGATAAGAAAAAAGCAATGGTTATACTTGATGTGGAAGATCAGAATATTGAGAATCGTATTAAGTATTGGGATAAAATGGTTTCTTTGAAAACTATTTTGATTGATGAATTTCTGCCAGACGCCATTTTTAATGAAGATTGTGTGTTAGATAATGGAAAAGAAATTTCCAGAATCTACCTGGAAAAACATGGTGTTTCTATTCATAATAAGAACACATGGCAAGAAACCATGGTTTTTCTGAATGAAAATATGAAAAAATTTGAAGCGTTTTATTATGAGTATGAGGATTTTATTAAAGCGTGA
- a CDS encoding type II toxin-antitoxin system RelE/ParE family toxin, which yields MSTKKIRVVWSTKATTDLKDIFDWVKKQTTSVVLASNVVTDIVNSSKNIIFTEQYQVEELLGEPFRRIIVRHYKIIYKVESNTEIRILAIFDTHKNPNTIDIKIS from the coding sequence ATGTCCACAAAGAAAATTCGTGTTGTTTGGTCTACTAAAGCTACAACTGATTTAAAAGATATTTTTGATTGGGTTAAAAAACAAACTACATCAGTTGTGTTAGCTTCCAATGTTGTCACAGACATTGTAAACAGTAGTAAGAATATTATTTTTACTGAGCAATATCAAGTTGAAGAATTATTAGGAGAACCTTTCCGTAGAATCATTGTCAGACACTATAAAATTATCTACAAAGTAGAAAGCAATACAGAGATACGAATACTTGCAATTTTTGATACACATAAGAATCCCAACACTATTGATATTAAAATATCCTAG
- a CDS encoding LexA family protein encodes MKKKETSNVLTFKNVKKGNIHLEFVEEGISAGFPSPAADFQNKRISLDEELIKDKNTTYYARVSGESMIGAGLDNNDLLVIDKSIPPKDGKIAVCYVDGEFTVKRLKITKECVYLMPENDKYKPIKVTKDKQLLIWGIVTYVIKKV; translated from the coding sequence ATGAAAAAAAAAGAAACAAGCAACGTGCTGACGTTTAAAAATGTCAAAAAAGGAAATATTCATCTCGAATTTGTAGAAGAAGGAATTTCGGCAGGATTTCCGTCGCCAGCAGCCGATTTCCAAAATAAACGCATCAGTTTAGATGAAGAACTCATAAAAGATAAAAACACCACTTACTATGCGCGCGTAAGTGGCGAATCAATGATTGGCGCAGGATTGGATAACAATGATTTACTGGTGATAGACAAAAGCATTCCGCCGAAAGATGGAAAAATTGCAGTGTGTTATGTAGATGGAGAATTCACTGTGAAACGATTAAAAATAACCAAAGAATGCGTTTATCTTATGCCAGAAAATGATAAGTATAAACCAATAAAAGTAACAAAAGACAAACAACTTTTAATTTGGGGAATTGTGACATATGTGATAAAGAAAGTTTAG
- a CDS encoding ZIP family metal transporter, protein MIHYLLPILAVVLGFLFVTVFQFREKKHMKLLLAFSGAFLLAITVFNLLPTVFSEYQPSYGIFVMVGILLQIFLEFFSKGAEHGHVHIHKDSSAFPWLLFVSLSVHAILEGFPMHHHDHLVYGIVVHKIPIAIILTTFFYGSKMSKFSILTFLFLFALMTPLGSFLSEQLTFLEAYQNEISALVIGIFLHISTTILFESSEGHKFNLTKLIVIVAATTIAFFI, encoded by the coding sequence ATGATACATTATTTACTTCCTATTTTAGCAGTAGTACTTGGTTTTTTGTTTGTAACTGTTTTTCAGTTTCGCGAAAAGAAACACATGAAGTTATTGCTTGCATTTAGTGGCGCTTTTTTATTAGCAATCACGGTTTTCAACTTACTTCCTACTGTTTTTAGTGAGTATCAACCTAGTTATGGTATTTTTGTAATGGTTGGAATTTTGCTACAGATTTTCCTTGAATTTTTCTCAAAAGGAGCTGAACACGGACACGTTCATATTCATAAAGATAGTAGTGCTTTTCCGTGGTTATTGTTTGTAAGTTTGAGTGTTCACGCCATTTTAGAAGGTTTTCCAATGCATCACCACGATCATTTGGTGTATGGAATTGTAGTTCATAAAATTCCGATTGCTATTATTTTGACAACGTTTTTTTATGGTTCTAAAATGTCCAAGTTTTCTATTTTGACATTTTTGTTTTTGTTTGCATTGATGACACCTTTGGGAAGTTTCTTATCAGAACAGTTAACGTTTTTAGAAGCGTATCAGAATGAAATATCAGCGTTGGTAATAGGAATCTTTTTACATATTTCTACGACTATTTTGTTTGAAAGTTCAGAAGGTCATAAGTTTAATTTGACAAAGTTGATTGTTATTGTTGCAGCAACTACTATTGCGTTTTTTATATAG
- a CDS encoding DUF6048 family protein — MLRYIISTLAFFVFSVSFAQDTEVTTVVNDTIPTKENYNLRVGIDVSKPIRMLLEDDYQGFEIVADFRLTKKFYLAAELGNEKKTVAEDQLNFTTQGSFVKVGFDFNAYENWFGMQNSIIVGMRYGFSTHSQTLNSYSIYQSNQHLEDESILTQSPGTEFSSLNGHWVEVVAGIKVELYDNIYMGFSFRLNRLMSSKEPENFQNLFIPGFNKVTSDSNIGAGFNYTISYSIPIYKKAKKKKVEEEDVSKK; from the coding sequence ATGTTAAGATATATCATTAGTACACTCGCATTCTTCGTGTTTAGCGTGAGTTTTGCACAAGATACGGAAGTAACAACCGTTGTAAACGATACAATTCCAACGAAGGAAAATTACAATTTACGCGTTGGTATTGATGTAAGCAAACCAATCCGAATGTTGTTGGAAGACGATTATCAAGGATTTGAAATTGTAGCAGATTTTAGATTGACGAAAAAGTTTTACCTCGCAGCCGAATTAGGAAACGAGAAAAAAACCGTAGCTGAAGATCAACTTAATTTTACAACACAAGGAAGCTTTGTCAAAGTAGGTTTTGACTTTAATGCGTATGAAAACTGGTTTGGAATGCAAAATTCTATAATTGTGGGAATGCGTTACGGATTTAGCACACATTCACAAACATTAAATAGTTATAGCATCTATCAATCGAATCAACATTTAGAAGACGAAAGCATTTTGACGCAATCGCCAGGAACTGAATTTTCTAGCTTAAACGGACATTGGGTTGAAGTTGTTGCAGGTATAAAAGTTGAATTGTATGATAACATTTACATGGGATTTAGCTTTCGCTTGAATCGATTAATGAGTAGTAAAGAACCTGAAAACTTTCAAAACTTATTCATTCCCGGATTTAATAAAGTTACTTCTGATAGTAATATTGGTGCAGGTTTCAATTATACAATTAGCTATTCAATTCCTATCTATAAAAAGGCAAAGAAGAAGAAAGTTGAGGAAGAAGATGTTTCTAAGAAATAA
- the rlmD gene encoding 23S rRNA (uracil(1939)-C(5))-methyltransferase RlmD yields MGRRNRRQVFEKVEVIDTAVKGKTVAKTDEGVIIFLPNAVPGDVVDIQTYKKRKAYYEGKATHFHTLSDKRVEPVCQHFGTCGGCKWQHMGYEHQLFYKQKEVFNNLTRIGKVELPELTPILGSAEQYFYRNKMEFSFSDSRWLTQEEVDSEEDLGDRNALGFHIPGMWDKILDVKKCHLQADPSNAIRNSIRQFAIENDITFFNTRHQTGLLRTLMLRTSSNGEVMVLIQFYQEDVEKRELLLNYVKETFPEITSLLYVINGKGNDTIYDQEVICFSGRDHIFEEMEGLKFKINAKSFYQTNSDQAYELYKITRDFADLKGDELVYDLYTGTGTIAQFVAKKAKKVVGVESVPEAIEAAKENAELNNITNTEFYVGDMKKVFNAKFISTHGTPDIIITDPPRDGMHGDVVQQIINIAPKKIVYVSCNSATQARDLALMDALYKVTKVQAVDMFPQTHHVENVVLLERRN; encoded by the coding sequence ATGGGAAGAAGAAATCGAAGACAAGTTTTTGAAAAGGTGGAAGTGATTGATACTGCCGTAAAAGGAAAAACAGTAGCAAAAACAGATGAAGGAGTCATTATATTTTTACCAAACGCCGTTCCTGGCGATGTGGTAGATATTCAAACCTATAAGAAGCGTAAAGCCTATTATGAAGGGAAAGCAACGCATTTTCATACGCTTTCTGATAAACGTGTGGAACCTGTTTGTCAGCATTTTGGAACTTGTGGAGGTTGCAAATGGCAACATATGGGCTACGAACACCAATTGTTTTACAAACAAAAAGAGGTTTTTAATAATTTAACCCGAATTGGAAAGGTTGAATTACCAGAACTCACACCAATTTTAGGAAGTGCCGAACAATACTTCTACCGAAATAAAATGGAATTTTCGTTTTCGGACAGTCGTTGGTTAACGCAAGAAGAAGTAGATTCAGAAGAAGATTTAGGCGATAGAAACGCACTTGGATTTCATATTCCTGGTATGTGGGACAAAATTTTAGATGTAAAAAAATGTCATTTACAAGCTGATCCATCAAATGCAATCCGTAATTCGATTAGACAATTTGCTATAGAAAATGATATTACTTTCTTTAATACGCGTCATCAAACTGGATTGTTACGTACATTAATGTTACGAACTTCTTCTAACGGAGAAGTAATGGTATTGATTCAATTTTATCAAGAAGATGTAGAAAAACGTGAATTATTATTAAATTATGTGAAAGAGACGTTTCCAGAAATTACGTCGTTATTATATGTAATCAACGGAAAAGGAAATGATACGATTTACGATCAGGAAGTGATTTGCTTCAGCGGACGCGATCATATTTTTGAGGAAATGGAAGGTTTGAAGTTTAAAATAAACGCAAAATCATTCTATCAAACAAATTCAGATCAAGCATACGAATTATATAAAATTACACGTGACTTTGCAGATTTAAAAGGCGATGAACTCGTATACGATTTATACACAGGAACAGGAACGATTGCACAATTTGTCGCAAAAAAAGCAAAAAAAGTAGTTGGAGTTGAGTCGGTTCCGGAAGCAATTGAAGCAGCAAAAGAAAATGCGGAATTAAACAATATTACGAATACCGAATTTTATGTTGGTGATATGAAAAAGGTGTTTAACGCAAAGTTCATTTCCACACATGGAACGCCCGATATTATTATTACCGATCCGCCACGTGACGGAATGCACGGCGATGTTGTGCAACAAATTATAAACATTGCACCAAAAAAAATAGTCTATGTAAGTTGTAATAGCGCCACACAAGCGCGCGATTTAGCTTTGATGGACGCACTTTATAAAGTAACCAAAGTACAAGCCGTTGATATGTTTCCGCAAACGCATCACGTTGAAAATGTTGTACTTTTAGAAAGAAGAAATTAA
- a CDS encoding class I SAM-dependent methyltransferase produces the protein MQEENTTWYASWFDTSYYHVLYKDRGYDEAEAFVKHLVEFLNVPENGTILDLACGKGRHSVFLNKMGYDVTGVDLSPNSIELASQFENETLRFEVHDMCKPYPKQFDAVFNLFTSFGYFEHEADNLRTLKSIKAELNETGFAVIDFLNADFVIDNLVENEVKEVDGIVFRLHRYVKDGFIYKDIRFEADGREHHYTEKVKGLRLEDFESYFNAADIDLLAIFGDYSLGKFDRKTSSRLIMIFK, from the coding sequence ATGCAAGAAGAAAATACAACTTGGTACGCATCGTGGTTTGATACTTCGTATTATCACGTACTTTATAAAGATCGCGGATATGACGAAGCGGAAGCGTTTGTGAAGCATTTGGTGGAGTTTTTGAATGTGCCAGAAAACGGAACTATTTTAGATTTGGCTTGTGGAAAAGGGAGACATTCTGTGTTTTTGAATAAAATGGGCTATGATGTTACGGGCGTTGATTTGTCGCCAAATAGTATTGAACTTGCCTCACAATTTGAAAACGAAACACTTCGTTTTGAAGTGCATGACATGTGCAAACCGTATCCGAAACAGTTTGATGCAGTATTTAATTTATTTACGAGTTTTGGCTATTTTGAACATGAAGCTGATAATTTACGAACGCTAAAATCCATTAAAGCCGAACTTAATGAAACCGGTTTTGCTGTGATTGATTTTCTGAATGCAGATTTTGTAATCGATAATTTAGTCGAAAATGAAGTGAAAGAAGTTGACGGAATTGTCTTCCGATTGCATCGATATGTAAAAGACGGATTTATTTATAAAGATATTCGTTTTGAAGCTGACGGACGCGAACATCACTACACCGAAAAGGTAAAAGGATTGCGGCTTGAAGATTTTGAATCGTATTTTAATGCGGCAGATATTGATTTATTAGCTATTTTTGGGGATTATAGTCTTGGAAAGTTTGACAGAAAAACGTCTTCTAGGCTTATTATGATTTTTAAATGA
- a CDS encoding RNA polymerase sigma factor, which yields MHKKTHISDGTLVTRYIKGDQSALAILVKRFHKTFCNQAYWIVKDADAAKDIAQDSWNLIINKIHTLKDVERFKSWALRIVYTKAIDWTKGISKQTKHHESYKVTKSIQDIPSEDLSPLKQKLLIAIKELPIHQQQVIQLFYVHDYSLKEVSEIIQISEGTAKSRLYHAREKLKTILKT from the coding sequence ATGCATAAAAAAACGCACATATCTGATGGAACATTAGTCACTCGCTACATAAAAGGCGATCAAAGCGCTTTGGCGATTTTGGTAAAACGGTTTCACAAAACATTTTGCAATCAAGCGTATTGGATAGTGAAAGATGCAGATGCCGCAAAAGATATTGCGCAAGACAGTTGGAATCTCATCATAAATAAAATACATACGTTAAAAGATGTAGAACGTTTTAAAAGTTGGGCATTGCGAATTGTGTACACAAAGGCAATCGATTGGACAAAGGGAATCTCCAAACAAACAAAACACCACGAATCGTATAAAGTAACCAAATCCATTCAGGACATTCCGTCTGAAGATCTATCGCCTTTAAAACAAAAACTATTAATAGCGATCAAAGAATTGCCAATACATCAACAACAAGTAATTCAGTTGTTTTATGTACATGACTATTCATTAAAAGAGGTTTCAGAAATCATTCAAATATCAGAAGGCACGGCAAAATCTAGATTGTATCATGCCAGAGAAAAATTAAAAACAATACTAAAAACATAG
- a CDS encoding DUF6768 family protein, which produces MKNIEDIDKLIKETLTAEEAKFYDSLEEQNMLGMIFGLFKGKNAWLLIMMNLVTVVFFGLFVYCCIQFFKVETTPELVKWGIGGLVFLLGVSMLKIFAWMQMDKNAILREMKRLEFQVSLLSGKMNETGN; this is translated from the coding sequence ATGAAAAATATAGAAGACATTGACAAATTAATTAAAGAAACACTTACCGCAGAAGAAGCAAAATTTTATGATTCGTTAGAAGAACAGAATATGTTAGGAATGATTTTCGGTTTATTTAAAGGAAAAAATGCTTGGTTACTTATAATGATGAACCTTGTAACAGTAGTTTTCTTTGGATTATTTGTGTATTGCTGTATTCAATTTTTTAAAGTAGAAACCACGCCAGAACTGGTAAAATGGGGAATTGGCGGCTTGGTATTTTTACTTGGCGTAAGTATGCTGAAAATATTTGCTTGGATGCAAATGGACAAAAATGCTATATTGAGAGAAATGAAACGTTTGGAATTCCAAGTGTCATTATTATCAGGAAAAATGAATGAAACTGGAAATTGA
- a CDS encoding THUMP domain-containing class I SAM-dependent RNA methyltransferase, translating to MEDNYKMVAKTLHGFEDLLEEELKKLGAMDIRKGTRNVTFRGDKGFMYKANLCLRTAIKILKPIQYFKIENEKDLYDRVYNMNWDKYLTHEQTFAIDATVASEQFTHSQYIALKTKDAIADKFRNTQGKRPNVDIKFPTLRIHVHIQNNDCSISLDSSGGSLHKRGYKTATNIAPINEVLAAGLVMMSGWDGQSDLLDPMCGSGTIAIEAAMIACNIPANINRKEFGFEKWGDWDVDLYEKIEESSLRKIREFHHNIYGYDKAPSAVQKAKDNVRNANLSDYIQISQQNFFETKKQGDEKLHILFNPPYGERLHIDMEEFYADIGDTLKQGYANTNAWFITSNMEALKHVGLRPSRKIKVFNGKLESRLVKYEMYAGSKKAKHQNQDNDQDQSNDQDQTKED from the coding sequence ATGGAAGATAATTATAAAATGGTTGCCAAAACCTTACATGGTTTTGAAGACTTATTGGAAGAAGAATTGAAAAAGTTAGGCGCGATGGATATCCGCAAAGGAACTCGTAACGTAACTTTTAGAGGTGACAAAGGATTCATGTACAAAGCAAATTTATGCTTGCGTACGGCAATTAAAATCCTAAAGCCAATTCAATATTTCAAAATCGAGAATGAAAAGGATTTGTATGACAGAGTCTACAATATGAATTGGGATAAATACCTAACGCATGAACAAACCTTTGCTATTGATGCAACTGTTGCTTCGGAACAATTTACACATTCACAATACATTGCTCTAAAAACGAAAGATGCTATTGCAGATAAGTTCAGAAATACACAAGGAAAACGTCCAAATGTAGATATCAAATTTCCAACACTTCGGATTCATGTTCACATTCAAAACAACGATTGTTCTATTTCATTAGACAGTTCGGGCGGTTCGTTGCACAAACGTGGTTATAAAACGGCGACGAATATTGCACCAATTAATGAAGTTTTAGCAGCAGGTTTAGTAATGATGTCAGGTTGGGACGGACAATCAGATTTGCTCGATCCGATGTGCGGAAGTGGAACGATTGCTATTGAAGCGGCAATGATTGCTTGTAACATTCCTGCAAACATAAATCGGAAAGAATTCGGTTTTGAAAAATGGGGAGATTGGGATGTTGATTTATATGAAAAGATAGAAGAATCTTCGTTGCGAAAAATTCGTGAGTTTCATCACAATATTTACGGATATGACAAAGCACCTTCGGCAGTTCAGAAAGCAAAAGACAATGTCCGAAATGCTAATTTGAGTGATTATATACAGATCAGTCAACAAAACTTCTTTGAAACTAAAAAACAAGGTGACGAAAAGTTGCATATTTTGTTCAATCCGCCATACGGCGAACGTTTGCACATTGATATGGAAGAATTTTACGCCGATATCGGAGATACATTAAAACAAGGATATGCAAATACAAATGCTTGGTTTATCACATCAAACATGGAAGCGTTGAAACATGTTGGATTACGTCCGTCACGAAAAATAAAAGTATTCAACGGAAAACTAGAATCACGTTTGGTAAAGTACGAAATGTACGCAGGAAGCAAAAAAGCCAAACATCAGAATCAAGATAACGATCAAGATCAAAGCAACGATCAAGACCAAACTAAAGAAGATTAA